The following are encoded together in the Archocentrus centrarchus isolate MPI-CPG fArcCen1 chromosome 23, fArcCen1, whole genome shotgun sequence genome:
- the ncaph2 gene encoding condensin-2 complex subunit H2 translates to MESAESRYAHLLQPIRELTKNWEIDLASELNDYLEELDDMCIIFDGGKTRLNFAEAALLIQSSACIYSKKVELLHGLVFQTLEYINDKNKKRNKQGVESQDSNGQAASSHDADDMDEFSTLDLEVSDRSKRCDSNTAVNVIPLPPESLIAPETHEKQKLLLISVKGEILCSQKDFKINLFLPGEGDMILLTLRSTAPRFLLHSDPTQSEIRHADAVAPVDAAVGGADAEDGGGDAADDFLPIEVQNMEQEEHVERLQTAPSDGRMIRERRQLEADKPRREDQIPPAVNVWAFHDPYAVLREDKPLKPGKCYRVPDGLDEGGKRKRKRAASLQDFRSWFRGTFDPPEHKLKNGPTFTDLNYVYLSTVKVKLKTQKRINRRAGVMISDEELRRTFLQPEEAGPHQVGAELVEELRQDLLGGDNTSDNEHEAFPDDIPAEFLGGPDLIFPEAQRDQLSYEDLVKLRVEQLVVNSRGYNQETALSQRVKEWEEKIRPELALQEERPVFDIHDYGDRIMRALSGVGCRRSFASIVHGLDNFEASKYLLASLQLANDYTVEIDSSAGLEDGLDTMGLTLLSTHRATDRFHTLTASA, encoded by the exons ATGGAGTCCGCAGAGAGCCGATACGCTCACCTGCTGCAGCCGATCAGAGAGCTCACCAAGAACTGGGAGATCGACCTGGCGTCGGAGCTCAACGACTACTTAGAGGAG ctggATGATATGTGCATCATCTTCGATGGAGGGAAAACCAGGCTCAACTTTGCAGAGGCTGCACTGCTCATCCAGAGTTCAGCCTGCATCTACAGCAAGAAG gtGGAGCTGCTGCACGGCCTGGTGTTCCAGACTCTGGAGTACATCAACGACAAGAACAAGAA ACGCAACAAGCAAGGGGTGGAGTCTCAGGACAGCAACGGCCAAGCAGCGAGCAGCCATGATGCTGATGACATGGACGAG TTTTCTACGTTGGACCTGGAAGTGTCGGACCGGTCCAAGAGGTGTGATTCCAACACG gCTGTGAATGTGATTCCTCTTCCTCCAGAGTCTCTGATTGCACCTGAAACCCACGAGAAGCAGAAACTGCTTCTCATCAG tgtgaaagGAGAGATCCTGTGCAGTCAGAAGGACTTCAAGATCAACCTGTTCCTCCCAGGTGAGGGGGACATGATCCTGCTCACGCTCAGATCAACTGCTCCCAGGTTCCTGCTTCACAGTGACCCCACACAGTCAGAGATCCGACATGCAG ATGCTGTGGCTCCAGTCGATGCCGCAGTGGGCGGAGCTGATGCAGAGGACGGTGGAGGTGATGCTGCAGACGACTTCCTTCCTATAGAGGTCCAGAACATGGAGCAGGAGGAGCACGTGGAGAGACTGCAGACG GCTCCGAGTGATGGCCGGATGATTCGAGAGAGGCGACAGCTGGAGGCCGACAAACCGAGGAGAGAGGACCAGATTCCTCCTGCT GTGAATGTTTGGGCGTTCCACGACCCGTACGCCGTGCTCAGGGAGGACAAACCGCTGAAACCAG ggaaGTGTTACAGGGTGCCCGACGGGCTGGACGAGggagggaagaggaaaaggaaacgAGCTGCGTCCCTTCAGGACTTCAGGAGCTGGTTCAGAGGAACCT tcGATCCTCCGGAGCACAAGTTAAAAAATGGACCCACATTCACAG ACCTGAACTACGTCTATCTGAGCACAGTCAAAGTCAAACTGAAGACTCAGAAGAGGATCAACAGAAGAGCC GGCGTGATGATCTCTGATGAGGAACTGAGGAGGACCTTCCTGCAGCCGGAGGAGGCGGGGCCACACCAGGTGGGGGCAGAGCTTGTGGAAGAGTTGAGACAGGACCTGCTGG GTGGAGACAACACCTCGGACAACGAGCACGAAGCGTTTCCTGACGACATCCCGGCCGAGTTTTTGGGAGGACCGGACCTCATTTTCCCGG AGGCTCAGCGAGATCAACTGAGTTATGAAGATTTGGTGAAGCTGCGAGTG GAGCAGCTCGTGGTGAACAGTCGGGGTTACAATCAGGAGACGGCGTTGTCTCAGAGGGTCAAAGAGTGGGAGGAAAAGATCCGCCCTGAACTGGCCCTGCAG GAGGAGCGCCCAGTGTTCGACATCCATGATTACGGAGATCGCATCATGAGAGCGCTGAGTGGCGTCGGATGCCGCAGGTCATTCGCCTCCATCGTTCATGGTCTGGACAACTTTGAAGCCTCCAAGTACCTGCTGGCCTCCCTGCAGCTG GCGAATGACTACACGGTGGAGATCGACAGCAGCGCCGGTTTGGAGGACGGTCTGGACACGATGGGTCTGACTCTGCTCAGCACGCACAGAGCAACGGACAGATTTCACACGCTGACGGCCTCCGCCTGA
- the sco2 gene encoding protein SCO2 homolog, mitochondrial, producing MLALRCIMGDLQGGRGLLRSLGRTFASSVVLSLGQRPAQVGGRPQARFLSGDRDTAAAAAKLKLRTRLLVTVLFGGSLLGVWWYVHAEREQKLRRQRVEQLRQVALGQGTFSLVDHTGRRRTKRDFLGSWVLLYFGFTHCPDICPDELDKLSVAVAALDRNASLPPVQPLFITVDPERDDVAALARYVKDFHPRLIGLTGTAEEVKHAGRDYRVYASPGPKDEDGDYIVDHTILIYLISPDGLFLDYYNRMKSAEQIADSVRKHMESYVTL from the coding sequence ATGTTGGCGCTGCGGTGCATCATGGGTGACCTGCAGGGAGGACGGGGACTCCTGCGGAGCCTCGGGAGGACTTTTGCATCTTCGGTGGTGCTGAGCTTGGGGCAGCGGCCGGCCCAGGTGGGTGGGCGCCCTCAGGCTCGCTTCCTGTCTGGTGATCGGGACACGGCAGCGGCGGCGGCCAAACTAAAGCTGCGCACTCGGCTGCTTGTCACGGTGCTGTTCGGCGGCAGCCTGCTGGGCGTGTGGTGGTACGTTCATGCGGAGAGGGAGCAGAAGCTGCGGCGGCAGCGCGTGGAGCAGCTGCGGCAGGTGGCGCTGGGTCAGGGCACCTTCAGCCTCGTGGACCACACCGGGCGCCGCAGGACCAAGCGGGACTTCCTGGGCAGCTGGGTGCTGCTGTACTTCGGCTTCACGCACTGCCCCGATATCTGCCCCGACGAGCTCGACAAGCTGAGCGTCGCAGTGGCAGCTTTGGACCGCAACGCCTCGCTGCCACCGGTGCAGCCGCTCTTCATCACCGTGGACCCGGAGAGGGATGACGTGGCGGCGCTCGCCCGCTACGTCAAAGACTTCCACCCCCGGCTGATCGGGCTGACGGGGACGGCGGAGGAGGTGAAGCACGCGGGGCGAGACTACAGAGTGTATGCCAGCCCCGGGCCCAAAGACGAGGACGGCGACTACATCGTGGACCACACGATACTCATCTACCTCATCAGCCCCGATGGCCTCTTCCTCGATTACTACAACAGGATGAAGAGCGCCGAGCAGATCGCCGACAGCGTCCGCAAACACATGGAGAGCTACGTCACACTCTGA
- the LOC115773361 gene encoding coiled-coil domain-containing protein 136-like: MDAFRLPPVIEEVLDPSDELCELKEEKPIMLGETLTAKERESLEEKEETVGEGEKGQQEEEKEVKEEKSEDEEGGGGKGQEEELEELRSQVLQLLLELEETREVSQRHEESFVELQGLLEEERLASAHQAESFTRQIQRLQAQLRSVQEEMDSLEEEKESELEEVQQELRSAQEEVLMLQQAAEEAAAERENDIASLQEELCRLRAELQRLHATTAEYELEVTTLRAELSMKSHSTPTQGEVTHLQEEFSSLTDERQSLTRDNKQLCNKVEQLQQQQDACDDVYLAVRVEGSAEHDNQVKADSYITLSQSRPEQQDSSDIQEEISVLKVKLRQAEETAQRVQRECEGLKGELAELQQLYDCSQRERAALEQELQRCKAELQKLVGRKSQSDSEGWNLAVVAVAVAAVAVLVIPSFTRA, translated from the exons ATGGACGCCTTCCGGCTGCCACCCGTCATCGAGGAGGTCCTCGACCCATccg ATGAGCTCTgtgagctgaaggaggagaagcCCATCATGCTGGGAGAAACTCTCACGGCCAAAGAGAGGGAGTCcctggaggagaaggaggagacgGTGGGTGAAGGAGAGAAggggcagcaggaggaggagaaggaggtgaaggaggagaagtctgaggatgaggagggaggaggagggaaaggccaagaggaggagctggaggagctgagaTCTCAGGtgttgcagctgctgctggagctggagGAGACACGGGAGGTGTCTCAGAGACACGAGGAGAGCTTCGTGGAGCTGCAGG GTCTGTTAGAGGAGGAGCGGCTGGCCAGTGCCCACCAGGCCGAGAGCTTCACCCGGCAGATCCAGAGGCTGCAAG CTCAGCTGCGTTCAGTCCAGGAGGAGATGGACAGTttagaggaagagaaggagagtGAGTTGGAGGAGGTGCAGCAGGAGCTGCGCTCAGCTCAGGAGGAGGTGCTGATGCTGCAGCAGGCAGCTGAGGAGGCGGCGGCAGAGAGGGAGAATGACATCgcctctctgcaggaggagctGTGCCGTCTGAGGGCGGAGCTACAGCGTCTGCACGCCACAACGGCCGAGTACGAGCTGGAGGTGACGACACTGAGAGCCGAGCTGAGCATGAAGAGTCACAGCACACCAACACAGG GTGAGGTGACTCATCTGCAGGAGGAGTTCAGCTCTCTGACTGATGAGCGTCAGAGTCTGACCAGAGACAACAAACAGCTGTGCAACAAAGTGGAGCAACTGCAGCAACAACAAGATGC GTGTGATGACGTGTACCTGGCAGTCAGAGTGGAGGGCAGCGCTGAACATGACAACCAGGTGAAGGCAGACTCTTACATCACTCTGTCCCAGTCCAGACCTGAGCAGCAGGACTCGTCTGACATACAGGAGGAGATCAGTGTCCTGAAGGTCAAACTCCGACAAGCTGAGGAGACGGCGCAGAGAGTCCAGAGAGAG TGTGAGGGTTTGAAGGGGGAGCTGGCTGAGCTACAGCAGCTGTATGACTGCAGCCAGCGGGAGCGAGCGGCACTCGAGCAGGAGCTGCAGCGCTGCAAGGCCGAGCTGCAGAAACTGGTGGGCAGGAAGTCACAG